One stretch of Anas acuta chromosome W, bAnaAcu1.1, whole genome shotgun sequence DNA includes these proteins:
- the LOC137847443 gene encoding uncharacterized protein — protein MRTLRLRVFGNMVGRRFVQRIVLFLWLIFVIVIQEGASVIIENGGWPWTEAVTTEDKNLNGRLSVMVIWRTNVNYLYKPSEWQKLGEGWTHQRTIGDEIKIGCQMFNGTTDEKATGILVKPISKNGQQEGCIRPGKLDCWYNFTLTENVEISCFWNNNNGQQSKVNNGEGLMLNFTIYAALPTTVRPSTTHTPPLIKLEPKIYETGPYVVRNTGQQQLLFNPEWSLKRVELLIQINISAVQPACSPFLRTSFEDWTIWSQKQVHFRGRTRRDLTGMLGTGLGILNGIDSEILMNKLATATSDLTKLKQPLQSSLLALGTSQWQVSKVLPKWENAEDQDHKLIIDALSMIQDNVSLALSCMQAQLWLQATAALIIREGSEGIFPAEIRKAVWDNANDFEKKFQSWWTLVNFTYDPVVNMATAFVLTIRNATVYVIHPILALGLNHEKTVLYPSEHRTWARMENGKWQSVNLESCVTREQQGFICESNTIDAQDVCFDTEQGICHFEIHPNTSQKTVLVYVGKGCVCLRTACDFVEIDKENITLHCCRRKEDPAHQYE, from the coding sequence ATGAGGACATTAAGGTTGAGAGTATTTGGTAATATGGTTGGCAGAAGATTTGTTCagagaattgttttgtttttatggcttATATTTGTAATTGTGATTCAAGAAGGTGCCTCTGTGATAATAGAGAATGGTGGGTGGCCTTGGACTGAAGCCGTAACAACAGAGGATAAGAATCTTAATGGAAGGTTATCAGTCATGGTCATCTGGCGAACAAATGTTAACTATTTATATAAACCATCAGAATGGCAAAAATTAGGGGAAGGGTGGACACACCAAAGAACCATAggagatgaaattaaaatagggTGTCAAATGTTTAATGGAACGACTGACGAGAAAGCAACGGGGATTCTGGTTAAACCGATTTCCAAAAATGGACAACAAGAGGGTTGTATTCGCCCAGGTAAATTGGATTGCTGGTATAATTTTACATTAACAGAGAATGTAGAAATCAGCTGTttttggaataataataatggccAACAGTCCAAAGTCAATAATGGTGAGGGCCTCATGTTAAATTTTACAATATATGCGGCACTTCCTACAACAGTGAGACCCTCTACAACCCACACCCCACCTCTAATCAAACTGGAACCCAAAATTTATGAAACTGGCCCATATGTAGTAAGGAACACGGGCCAACAGCAATTGTTATTTAATCCAGAATGGTCACTCAAGCGTGTTGAGTTGCTAATACAAATCAACATCTCGGCAGTTCAACCAGcctgttctcctttcttaagAACATCATTTGAAGACTGGACAATATGGTCACAGAAGCAAGTGCACTTCAGGGGCAGGACACGAAGAGACTTAACTGGAATGCTAGGAACAGGGTTAggaattttaaatggaattgattcagaaatattaatgaataaGCTAGCCACAGCAACAAGTGAtttgacaaaattaaaacaacccTTACAATCATCCTTATTGGCATTGGGAACTAGCCAATGGCAAGTTTCAAAGGTGTTACCGAAATGGGAAAATGCAGAAGACCAAGACCACAAACTAATAATAGATGCACTTAGTATGATTCAAGATAATGTATCCTTAGCTCTTAGTTGTATGCAAGCACAGTTATGGTTGCAGGCAACGGCTGCCCTGATTATTAGGGAAGGAAGTGAAggcatttttccagctgaaatccGAAAGGCAGTTTGGGACAATGCCAATGATTTTGAGAAGAAGTTCCAGTCTTGGTGGACCCTGGTGAATTTTACTTATGATCCCGTTGTTAACATGGCTACTGCCTTCGTGCTTACTATACGTAATGCTACAGTTTATGTTATACACCCAATCCTTGCACTAGGATTAAACCATGAGAAGACAGTGCTTTATCCTTCAGAGCATAGAACATGGGCACGAATGGAGAATGGGAAATGGCAGTCCGTAAATCTAGAATCATGTGTTACCCGGGAACAACaaggatttatttgtgaaagtaATACAATTGATGCTCAGGACGTATGTTTTGACACGGAGCAAGGTATCTGccactttgaaattcatccaaatACTAGTCAAAAGACTGTGCTTGTATATGTTGGTAAAGGGTGCGTGTGTTTAAGAACTGCTTGTGATTTTGTAGAAATAGACAAGGAGAATATAACTCTCCattgttgccgacggaaggaagacccagcacatcaatatgagtga